One segment of Aquimarina sp. BL5 DNA contains the following:
- a CDS encoding alpha-amylase family glycosyl hydrolase, whose translation MKKSLLIVVIAILSTVKWGYSQVDKNLPFIWESATVYFVLTDRFENGDTTNDLAYSRPQDGPPLRNYEGGDLQGLINKIEEGYFDELGVNALWITPPIENIYGSVPGAGYGFHGYWAKDWTNIDANLGTNALFGTFVDIAHEHGIRVLLDVVLNHVGPDTSTDQNQSWPDEWVRRDPDCNFQGPEGTIPCELVNNLPDIRTDSNENVSVPGWLLDKWDQEGRKEIQETELNDFFTRTGKTRSPRNYIIKWLIDYIRKYGVDGFRVDTVKHVEEDVWKELETEGVIALREWKANNPDKKLDDLDFWMTGEVFNYNAPTMGRNFTGDGFNVDYYNNGFANLINFEFRFNANDGLESIFSRYDNLLQNQLVDGKSAMNFLTNHDTEEVFDRDRQKTFEAGTKLLLTPGPAQIYYGDETARTLTPGGGASGDATLRSNMNFDELNNSNSLASQTLRHFQKIGKFRREHVSVGAGKHNKLQDSPYVFKREYNKNGIQDEALVYTGNDNDFTGALDVFGIWDDGTELQDYFSGTFATVSNGTATFGTTFGLVLIGEPTSRTLGVDEVDTSNLDFVKAWPNPFTNSLKVSFQLADIKLNEVEVAMYDILGKKVLGNEQIDIQQNTIDIAVPNLTKGMYLMKIAFNGRTQVVQLIKK comes from the coding sequence ATGAAAAAAAGTTTACTAATTGTAGTAATAGCAATACTTTCTACAGTAAAATGGGGTTATTCGCAAGTTGATAAGAATCTACCATTTATATGGGAGAGCGCAACAGTTTATTTTGTCCTTACGGATCGTTTCGAAAATGGAGACACTACGAATGATCTTGCATATAGTAGACCACAAGATGGTCCGCCATTAAGAAATTATGAAGGAGGAGATCTTCAGGGACTAATTAACAAGATAGAAGAAGGATATTTTGATGAGTTAGGAGTAAATGCTCTTTGGATTACGCCACCTATCGAAAATATTTATGGGTCAGTTCCGGGAGCCGGATATGGGTTTCATGGATATTGGGCAAAAGATTGGACGAACATAGATGCTAATTTAGGAACCAATGCGCTTTTTGGGACTTTTGTAGATATTGCTCATGAGCACGGAATTAGAGTATTACTCGATGTGGTGTTAAATCATGTTGGGCCAGATACCAGTACGGATCAGAATCAATCTTGGCCAGACGAATGGGTACGAAGAGATCCTGATTGCAATTTCCAAGGTCCTGAAGGCACAATACCTTGTGAGTTAGTTAATAATCTACCAGATATTAGAACAGATTCTAATGAGAATGTGAGTGTACCAGGTTGGTTATTGGATAAATGGGATCAGGAAGGTCGAAAAGAGATACAGGAAACGGAGCTCAATGACTTCTTTACAAGAACTGGAAAAACTAGATCTCCTAGAAATTATATTATCAAATGGTTAATCGATTATATTAGAAAATACGGCGTTGACGGATTTAGAGTGGATACAGTTAAACACGTGGAAGAAGATGTTTGGAAAGAACTAGAAACTGAAGGTGTTATTGCTTTAAGAGAATGGAAGGCTAATAATCCTGATAAAAAATTAGATGATCTTGATTTTTGGATGACAGGTGAAGTTTTTAATTACAACGCTCCAACTATGGGAAGAAACTTTACAGGAGACGGTTTTAATGTGGATTACTATAATAATGGTTTTGCAAATTTGATCAACTTTGAGTTTAGGTTTAATGCAAATGACGGATTAGAAAGTATCTTTAGTAGATACGATAATCTATTACAAAATCAACTTGTAGATGGCAAAAGTGCTATGAATTTTTTAACGAATCACGATACTGAAGAGGTGTTTGATCGAGATAGACAAAAAACTTTTGAAGCAGGAACTAAGTTATTATTGACCCCAGGACCGGCACAGATTTATTATGGAGATGAAACCGCTAGAACATTAACACCAGGAGGAGGTGCCAGTGGAGATGCTACGCTAAGATCTAATATGAATTTTGATGAATTGAATAATTCAAACTCATTAGCATCCCAAACCTTAAGACACTTTCAGAAAATCGGGAAGTTCAGAAGAGAACATGTTTCCGTAGGAGCAGGGAAGCATAATAAATTACAGGATAGTCCATATGTATTTAAAAGAGAGTATAATAAAAATGGTATTCAGGATGAAGCCCTTGTGTATACTGGTAACGATAATGATTTTACCGGAGCATTAGATGTGTTCGGAATTTGGGATGATGGAACAGAATTACAAGATTACTTTTCTGGGACGTTTGCAACAGTTTCCAATGGAACCGCTACATTCGGAACAACGTTTGGATTAGTATTAATCGGAGAGCCTACATCTAGAACACTTGGAGTTGATGAAGTTGATACATCGAATCTGGATTTTGTAAAAGCTTGGCCTAACCCTTTTACAAATTCATTAAAAGTTTCTTTTCAATTAGCCGACATAAAATTGAACGAGGTAGAAGTAGCAATGTATGATATTTTGGGTAAAAAAGTTCTAGGAAATGAACAGATTGATATACAACAAAATACTATTGATATTGCAGTGCCTAATCTCACAAAAGGAATGTATTTGATGAAAATAGCTTTTAATGGTAGAACACAAGTAGTTCAATTAATCAAAAAATAA
- the aspS gene encoding aspartate--tRNA ligase: MYRSHSCGELRTSDINKEVILSGWVQKARDKGFMIWVDLRDRYGITQLIFDEERTPVDVVEKAKTLGREFVIQVKGNVIERESKNPNMPTGDIEILVTELQILNEALVPPFTIEDETDGGEDIRMKYRYLDIRRNPVKNSLMFRHQVAMKVRNYLSEEGFIEVETPYLIKSTPEGARDFVVPSRMNEGQFYALPQSPQTFKQLLMVGGMDKYFQIVKCFRDEDLRADRQPEFTQIDCEMAFVEQEDILNIFEGLTRHLIKDIKGQEISDFPRMTYDEAMRTYGNDKPDIRFGMKFGELNKVAQHKDFKVFNDAELVVGIAVPGGASYTRKEIDKLIDWVKRPQVGALGMVYAKCNEDGSFKSSVDKFYDQEDLSKWAEVTGAKAGDLICVLSGDATKVRGQLSALRMELAERLGLRNPEEFAPLWVVDFPLLEWDEDTERYHAMHHPFTSPKPEDIPLLDSKPGDVRANAYDLVLNGNEIGGGSIRIHDKETQALMFDHLGFTPEEAKEQFGFLLDAFQYGAPPHGGIAFGFDRLVAILGGQETIRDFIAFPKNNSGRDVMIDAPANIDKEQLKELHIQLDL; this comes from the coding sequence ATGTATAGAAGTCATTCTTGTGGTGAATTACGCACCTCAGATATTAATAAAGAAGTTATCCTATCAGGATGGGTGCAAAAAGCACGAGATAAGGGTTTTATGATTTGGGTTGATCTAAGAGATCGATATGGTATTACTCAATTAATCTTTGATGAAGAACGTACACCCGTAGATGTTGTAGAAAAGGCCAAAACTCTGGGTCGTGAGTTTGTAATACAGGTTAAAGGGAACGTTATTGAACGTGAGTCTAAAAATCCAAATATGCCAACCGGTGATATTGAGATTTTAGTTACAGAATTACAAATTCTTAATGAAGCACTGGTTCCTCCATTTACTATAGAAGATGAAACTGATGGTGGTGAAGATATCAGAATGAAATATCGATACCTGGATATAAGAAGAAATCCTGTAAAAAATAGTTTGATGTTTCGTCACCAAGTAGCGATGAAGGTTCGTAACTATCTATCCGAAGAAGGATTTATTGAAGTAGAAACACCATATCTTATCAAATCTACTCCTGAAGGAGCACGTGATTTTGTGGTACCTTCTCGTATGAATGAAGGTCAATTCTATGCATTACCTCAATCTCCTCAGACTTTTAAGCAGCTGCTTATGGTTGGTGGAATGGATAAGTATTTCCAGATTGTAAAATGTTTTAGAGATGAAGATCTTCGAGCAGATAGACAACCAGAATTTACACAGATTGACTGCGAAATGGCTTTTGTAGAACAAGAAGATATTTTGAATATTTTTGAAGGGCTTACTCGTCATTTGATTAAGGATATAAAAGGTCAGGAAATTAGTGATTTCCCAAGAATGACCTATGATGAAGCTATGCGCACGTATGGTAATGATAAACCGGATATTCGTTTCGGAATGAAATTCGGAGAACTTAATAAGGTTGCCCAACATAAAGACTTTAAGGTTTTTAACGATGCCGAATTGGTTGTTGGAATTGCAGTTCCGGGTGGCGCTTCATATACAAGAAAAGAGATCGATAAGCTTATTGATTGGGTAAAACGCCCACAGGTAGGAGCACTTGGAATGGTATATGCTAAATGCAATGAAGATGGAAGCTTCAAATCCTCTGTAGACAAGTTCTATGATCAAGAAGATCTCTCAAAATGGGCAGAAGTTACTGGAGCAAAAGCTGGAGATCTTATTTGCGTACTTTCGGGGGATGCTACTAAGGTTAGAGGACAATTAAGTGCTTTAAGAATGGAACTTGCTGAGCGACTAGGCTTGAGAAATCCAGAAGAATTTGCTCCATTGTGGGTAGTAGACTTTCCTTTATTAGAATGGGATGAAGATACAGAGCGTTATCATGCAATGCACCACCCTTTTACTTCTCCAAAACCAGAAGATATCCCTCTTTTAGATTCTAAACCGGGTGATGTTAGAGCTAATGCATATGACTTAGTTTTAAATGGAAATGAAATAGGTGGAGGATCCATTCGTATTCACGATAAAGAAACCCAAGCGTTAATGTTTGATCATTTAGGGTTTACTCCAGAAGAAGCGAAAGAACAATTTGGTTTCTTACTAGATGCATTTCAATATGGTGCTCCTCCGCACGGAGGAATTGCGTTCGGGTTTGATCGATTGGTTGCTATTCTTGGAGGCCAGGAAACCATTAGGGATTTTATAGCATTCCCCAAAAACAATAGTGGTCGGGATGTAATGATCGATGCTCCTGCTAATATTGATAAAGAACAACTTAAGGAATTACATATTCAACTAGATTTATAA
- a CDS encoding chloride channel protein, whose translation MPTKKKTLLHRFLIWRYRHISNKNFVLILSIFVGFCAGLISLLLKNITHLIQVVLESDIISWQTSFYFVIPIIGLLIVYVITKFIIKKDVKSAIPLILYSLSKKEGKIKPLSGYLPLLLAPITVGFGGSVGLLGPAVGSGSTLSSNISSLFKLDSKTRFLLIGCAAAGAISAVFKSPLAGLVFAVEVFSLDLTLASLLPLLFASVSSIITSYFFLGDEVLFSFDVIEKFDIYDTPFYIILGVGTAIASIYFTKMYFGILHFFDRFPKKIHRLLIGGFAIGGMLYFIPPLYGEGLGFINDLLNGNHLAAIGNTPFDNMTSNIWMIIGLLTGITIFKAIAMTATFAAGGSGGIIIPTMVMGSALGNVVSKIINNLGMGFQVSEANFTLLGMAGLIAGVLHAPLTSIFLIAEITSSYELFVPLMITTAISFIISKNRIEHNIYTRELAEQGHLLTHDKDQTVLTLMKLDDCIETNFIPVNPEHTLKHLLSEAVAKSNRNLFPVIDESNILIGIVTLDDIRDIMFDISLYHKTTVEMVMTQVATAIIYEDDNPKTAMRKFQDTGAWNLPVIKNGKYHGFISKSKLLTAYRRKLINFTR comes from the coding sequence ATGCCAACTAAAAAAAAGACACTGCTTCATAGGTTTTTGATTTGGCGATATCGTCATATTTCTAATAAAAACTTTGTCCTTATACTAAGTATATTTGTTGGATTCTGTGCTGGTCTTATATCTCTTCTTCTTAAGAATATCACGCATTTAATCCAGGTAGTTCTGGAAAGTGATATCATTTCTTGGCAAACGTCATTCTATTTTGTCATTCCGATAATTGGACTTCTTATTGTATATGTTATTACTAAATTTATAATCAAAAAAGACGTAAAATCAGCCATTCCTTTGATTTTATATTCTCTTTCCAAAAAAGAGGGGAAGATAAAACCATTAAGCGGATATTTACCACTCCTCCTCGCTCCGATAACCGTTGGATTTGGAGGTTCTGTTGGTTTATTAGGGCCCGCAGTTGGCTCGGGTTCAACTTTGAGTTCAAATATTAGTTCGTTATTTAAACTAGATAGTAAAACTCGATTTTTATTAATCGGTTGCGCTGCAGCAGGTGCTATCTCTGCAGTATTTAAATCCCCTTTAGCCGGTTTGGTTTTTGCTGTAGAAGTATTTAGTCTTGACCTAACCCTAGCCTCATTATTACCATTATTATTTGCATCTGTATCTTCGATCATTACGTCTTATTTCTTTCTTGGAGATGAAGTATTATTTAGTTTTGATGTTATAGAAAAGTTTGATATTTATGACACCCCTTTTTATATAATTCTAGGAGTTGGGACTGCTATTGCTTCTATTTATTTTACTAAAATGTATTTTGGTATTTTGCATTTTTTTGATCGCTTTCCAAAAAAAATTCATCGCTTATTAATAGGTGGTTTTGCTATCGGAGGTATGCTATATTTTATTCCTCCCCTTTATGGAGAAGGATTAGGTTTTATAAATGATCTTCTTAATGGAAATCACTTAGCGGCAATTGGAAATACTCCTTTTGATAACATGACCAGTAATATTTGGATGATCATAGGATTATTAACGGGAATAACAATATTCAAAGCTATTGCAATGACAGCTACCTTTGCCGCGGGAGGATCAGGAGGAATTATAATTCCTACAATGGTTATGGGTAGTGCGTTAGGTAATGTGGTTTCTAAAATCATAAATAATCTAGGTATGGGGTTTCAAGTATCTGAAGCTAACTTTACCTTATTAGGAATGGCAGGATTAATTGCTGGTGTGTTACACGCTCCTCTTACTTCGATATTTCTTATCGCGGAAATCACTTCCAGTTATGAACTGTTTGTACCACTAATGATAACGACAGCGATATCGTTTATTATTTCAAAAAATAGAATTGAACATAATATTTATACTAGAGAATTAGCAGAGCAAGGTCATTTACTTACTCACGATAAAGATCAAACTGTACTCACTCTTATGAAACTAGATGATTGTATAGAAACTAATTTCATCCCTGTAAACCCAGAACATACACTGAAGCACTTACTGAGCGAAGCAGTGGCTAAATCTAATAGAAACTTATTTCCCGTTATTGATGAATCTAATATTTTGATAGGAATCGTGACACTTGATGATATAAGAGATATTATGTTTGACATTTCTTTATATCATAAAACCACTGTAGAAATGGTAATGACACAAGTAGCTACAGCTATTATTTATGAAGATGATAACCCTAAAACTGCCATGCGTAAATTTCAGGATACTGGAGCCTGGAACTTACCTGTCATTAAAAATGGAAAATATCACGGTTTTATCTCTAAATCCAAATTATTAACTGCCTACAGAAGAAAACTTATTAACTTCACAAGATAA
- a CDS encoding cold-shock protein, protein MEGTVKFFNESKGYGFITNDETGKDIFVHASGLNGEALNEGDKVEYQEEEGRKGIIAAQVRVIHD, encoded by the coding sequence ATGGAAGGAACAGTAAAATTTTTCAATGAATCCAAAGGTTACGGGTTCATTACCAACGACGAAACAGGAAAAGACATCTTTGTACACGCTTCAGGATTAAATGGCGAAGCACTTAATGAAGGTGACAAAGTAGAGTACCAGGAAGAAGAAGGAAGAAAAGGAATTATCGCAGCACAAGTTCGCGTAATTCACGATTAA